Below is a genomic region from Streptomyces roseoviridis.
GCGCTCGAGGTTCCAGCCTGGGTCCCATGCACACCATCGAGAACCCGCACGCCCGTCCCGATCTGCGCCGCCCCGGCGTCGGCCTCGTCATGGCCAGCCGCTGGCGGGTCGGCACCCCCGAGCGGCAGCAGCAGACCGTGCGGGCCATCCGCGCGGCCTGGCTGAGCCGCGACTGGCCGGACGGGGGACTGCTCTCGTACAGCGTCCTCGTCGGCAGCGACGGCGACACCCTCCTGCACTACTCGCAGTGGACGGGCGAGGAGGCGTACCAGGACTTCTTCCGCACCCACCGCGACGACCGCAACGCCGAGATCGACGCGGCGGTGCCGGGCATCGAGCGCGTCGGACTCCGGCGCCTGGCGCCACCGTTCCGTACGACCGTGTACGAGGCGGAGGGCCGGGGCGCCGTGGTGCCCGGGTGCGTGGCCGCCGTCCTCGTGGAGGTCGGGCCCGAGGGACCCGAGGCCCTGGCCGACGCCCTGGAGGCGGGCGGTGGGGGCGCGGGTGACGGGCGGATCGCCTCGTACGCCCATCTCACCGTCGACGGCACCCACCTCTTCCACTACTCCGAGTGGGAGAGCGAGACGGCGCACGTCTGCCGGCAGGCCGAGACGGGTCCCTGCCCGGGGGTCGCCGACGACCGCACCCGCAGGCACGCGCCCGCGCTCAGCCTGAGCGCGGGCGCGTGAGTCACCGTCCGGCGGTGCGCCGCTACGGGCGGAAGCGCAGCACCTGCGGGTCGTGATCGCTGTTCTGGTCCGCGAACTCGGCGTTGATGTGCACGCTGTCGTACTCGAAGTGGTGCACGCCGGGGCTGGTCAGGATCTGGTCGAGGACCTGGCTGTTGCCCTGGTAGACGTACGAGTAGCGCTCGCCGCGCGGCAGCGACGTGATGGCCGGGAACAGCGCGCCCCCGTCGGTCAGCGCCCGCGTCGTGCCGGAGAACTCGAAGTCGTTGATGTCGCCGAGGACCACCACGTCGGCCTGCTTGTCGACGGCCAGGACGTCCTTGACGAAGGCGTTGACGGCCTGGGCCTGGAGCAGGCGCTTGGCCTCGGAGGAACGGTTCGGCGGCTGGTGGTGGGAGACGATCGACTCGTCGCCGCCCTTGGAGCCGAAGTGGTTCGCGACCACGATGACCGTACGGCCGCGGAAGCGGAACTCGCCCGCGAGCGGCTTGCGGCTGTTGTCCCAGGCCGTGTTCGCCGGGTCGATCCGGCCGGGCGAGACGGTCAGGTGGGCGTCGCCCTTGGCGCCGGTCACCGCGGTCGCGGTGGTGGCGTCGCCGCCCGGGCGGTCGACGAAGGAGACCCGCGCCGGGTTGAAGAGGAAGACCTGACGGATGTTGCCGCCGGGCTCGCCGCCGTCCTTGTTGTTCTGCGGGTCGACCGAACGCCACTCGTACGCCGGGCCGCCGGCCGCCGCGATCGCGGCCGTGAACTTCTTCAGCGTCTCGCCGGCCGTGACCGTGCCGTCGTTCTTGGCGCCGTTGTCGTCCTGGATCTCCTCCAGGGCGAGGATGTCGGGCGAGGCCAGGTTGTCGACGACCGCCTTGGCGAGCGCGTCGAACTTGTCCTGCGGGTCGCTCGGGTCGAGGTTCTCCACGTTGTACGTGGCGACGGCCAGCTCGTTCTTGTGCTGGCGCTCGGTCACCTCGCGCTCCAGGCCGAGGTCCACGTGCTCGCCGAGGGTGTTCGCGACCAGGGTGTAGCCGCCGAACTGGTTGAAGTCCAGCGGGCCCTCGGTGGTGCCGGCCAGCCAGTCGCCCACGTTCGCCTTCGGGAACGGCTTCTGGGAGACCGGGGCCAGCTGCTGGATCTGGAGCCGGCCGGTGTTCTGGGACTCGTACGAGCCGTAGACCGTGCCGCCGCGGAGGTTGTCGTTCTCGAACGGCTTCACCGTCACCCACAGCTCGGAGTACGGGTCGGTCGCACCGACCACCCGCGAGGAGCCGATGCGGACGTTGGTGCCCTCCAGGGACTCGTAGTGGTCCAGGGCGTAGGTGTCCGGCCGCAGGGTGAGTCCGTTGACGGAGCCGCCGGCCGCAGGGTCGCCCGCCGGGGTGTAGGCGTCGGGGACGGAGGCGGCCGAGATCGTGACCGGGGCGGGGACCGGGTTGCCCTGCGACAGGACGGTGACCGCCGGCTTGGAGATCTGCGTCAGGGACTGGTTGCCGGAGTTCAGACCGCCCGGGACGTACTCGGTGACGGTGCCGTTGACGCTCACCGCGTCGCCGACGGCGACGGTCGGGACGGAGCTGGTGAAGACGAAGACGCCCTCACTGGTGGCCGGGTTGTCATCGGACGTCGGATCCTGCATCCAGAATCCACGCGAACCGTACGTCCGCACGCCGGTGACGATGCCCGTGACGCCCGTGACCTGCTTGCCGGCGAGCGGCGAGACGCGGGTGGTGCCCTGGATGTCGTGGATCCGGACGGGGGCCGCCGCACCGGTGGCCGTGTCCGCGGCCGTGGCGGCGGCGGTGGCCGCGTCGTCGGCGGAGGCGGACGCGCCGCCGAGCAGACCGGCGGCGAGGGCGGCGGAAACGACGGCGGCGACGGCGGCCGATCTCGGTATGGAGGAAGACATCAAGGTGCTCCGTGAGGGCTTGGAGAAACGATCGAACGATCTACGCGCGTCAATTTCGTGGGAGAGCACCGCCCTTGTCAAGGGTTGACGGGTGTACGGAGACCGACGCCTCCGTGAACCGACGGAGCGCCCCCCGAATGCGTCTACGCTGAAGGCTTCCGCACAGCAAGCGCAAGCCCACTGCCCGCCGAGGAGAACACCCCAGATGGCACCGGACCGTCCGACCCTGCCCCCCGTTCGACTGCCCTCGGACGCGGAACTGGCGCGGGACGCCCTGGCCGCACCCCTCCTCGTCCGCGCCGTCCGGCTCGCCCGCTGGGCCGGCCCCGACACCCGGGTCGGCGCGGGCGGCGAACTCGTCGACGAGCAGCTGCCGGCCGCCGCCGAGGTCCTCGGCCTCGCCGACGACGAGGACGGCGAGGCGTACGCCAGCGAGGCCTGGCGGGTCGCCGTCGACACGGGCCTCGTCGAGGTCGAGGACCCGCAGGAGACCGACGGGACGCAGGACGGGGACGCGGCAGCGGACGACGCCGAAGGGACCGGGACCGCCGCTCCCGGCGAGAACCTCAAGCTCCTCACGGGCGGTTCGCCCCAGGATGTCCTCGCACTCTGGCTCGACGGCCTGGAGACGGTCTTCGCCGACGCCGCCGCGCCCTACTTCGACGACCTGGACGCGCTCGTCGGCCCCGACGGCGAGATCGACTTCGAGGCGCTGGACTGGGACCCCGAGGGCGAGGCCGAGTTCCTGGAACGGGTCCTCGGCAACCTCTACCTGCTGACCGTCAGCGAGGGCGGAGCCGGCGAGGGCCCGGTGCCGCTGCCCGCGCTCGCCGCGTCCGTGGTCGTCCCCGACGACATGGCCGAGCCCACCGACGACGTCCTGGAGCAGGTCTCCGACGCGATGATGCGGCTCGACGAGCAGTTCCGGATCCTCGAACCGATCGGGCTCGTCGAGTACCGGCCCGTGGACGAGGCCCTGATGGTCGAGGAGGGCGAGGCCGGCGCCGCCGAGGACACCGGGGCGGCGCTCGACGACGAGGACGTGAGCCGTTACGGCCTGGTCCGGCTCACGCCGCTCGGCCTGTACGGGGTCCGCGCCCGGATGCTGGAGGCCGGTCTCGACGTCCCCGCGGTCGGCGACCTCGCCGGCAAGGGCGCCGACGCGCTGCTCGACGGCATCGCCTCCTACCCGCAGGACGCGGCCCGTGCCGAGACCGTGGGCTGGCTCGCCGGCCGCGACGCCGCCGCCGCGGCCCGCGAACTGCTCGCCGCCGCCCGCGGCGCCGACCCGGGCGCGCCCGTGCGCCGCCTCCACGCCCAGCAGGCCCTGTCCCTCGTCGGGCCCGACGCCGAACCGGCCGTACGGGAGGTCCTGGACGACCGGGAACTCGGCGGCCTCGCGCGCGTCTGGCTCGCCGAGCGCGGCGCGGCCGACGTCCCGGCCCCGCCGGAGCCGATGATCTACTGGCTGGCCGTCGACACCATCGCCGCCCACCTGGACACCGACGGCGACCTGGAGGAACTCCAGGACCTCATCGAGGGCCTGACCGGTGGCCACGGCGGCTTCTTCGAGGCGGTCTGGCGCGTCGACCACCCCGCCACGGCCGACGTCCTCGACGCGATGGGCCGCCTCCACCGCGACAAGCCCACGGCCAAGGAGGCCCGCAAGGCCGCCTTCAAGGCACGGTCCCGCGCATGAGCCGACGACGAGGCGGGCGCGGCGCCCGGCGGTCCTGCCGCCGGGCGCGCCGCGGCCACGACCGGCGCGAGACCAGGCCCGCGCAGCAGGTGGGGGCGGCGCCCCCCGCCCGCCGACCGCCCCTCAGGTCCGCAGGTACGACGCCCCGTTCATGTCCAGCACCGTGCCCGAGGCCCATTCCGCGTCCGGGGAGGCGAGCCACAGCACGGCCGCGGCGATCTCCTCCGGGGTGGCGACACGGCCGAAGGGGCTCTGGGCGCGGATGGATTCCGCCTCGGGGCCCGTCAGACGCGGGGCGACGCGTTCGGTGGTGAAGAAGCCGGGGGCGACGGAGGCCACGCCGATGCCGTGCGGGGCGAGGGCGACGGCCAGGGACTGGCCCAGGGCGTGGACGGCGGCCTTGGTCGCCCCGTACGCCGGATGGTCCGGCTCGCCCCGGAAGGCACCGCGCGAGCCGATGTTGACGATCCGGCCCCCCTGCCCCGCGTCGATCATCCGCCGTGCCGCCAACTGGCTCAGCCAGGCCGTGCCCAGCAGGTTCACGTTCACGTGCCGCTGCCACACCGCCACCCACTCCTCGTACGGCGTCGTCGCCGGCGGATGCGGCAGGTTCACGGCCGCGTTGTTCACCAGCACGTCGATGCCGCCGAGCGCCTCCGCCGCCGCGTCGGCGACCCGCGCCGCCTCCGCCGGGTCGGCGAGGTCGCCGGAGACCAGCGCGTGGCCGGTGCCGTCGAGGGAGGCCAGGGTCGCGCGGGCCTCCTCGGCGCGGGAGCCGTAGTGCACGGCCACCCGGTCGCCGTTGGCCGCGAAGGCCCGGGCCACCGCGCGGCCCAGACCGCGCGAGGCGCCGCTGACGAGGACGCGCCGTCCACGGGCGGGCAGGTTCATGGGAGTTCGCCTTTCTGTTCAACCGCCGTTTATACGGGGGCGCGACCGTGAGCCGCGACACCGGGTGACGACAGGGAGAGAACCGTCTATGTCCCTCAACCGAAGAGACTTCGCCAGACAGTCCGCCGTCGCGGGCGCCGGACTCGCCCTGACCGGCGCCGTCGGCGCGCTCGCCACCGCACCGCAGGCGCTGGCCGCGCAGGACCGGGAGGAGGACCGGCACGGCCACGGGCACCGTCTCGGATACGGGCCCCTGGTCGCCGACCCCGACGGCATCCTCGCCCTCCCCGAGGGCTTCGCCTACCGCGTCATCACCCACAGCGGCGTGACCCGCCTGGAGTCCGGCGAGTTCACGCCGGAGAAGCACGACGGCACCGCCACGTTCGAGGGCCCGCGCGGCAGCACGTACCTGGTGAACAACCACGAGCTCAAGGGCCCCCGTACGAAGTGGGCGCACCCCGTCCCGCTCGCGGAGGGCCTGGTCTACGACCCGGCGGCCTCCGGCGGCTGCACGGTCGTCGAGGTGCACCGCGACGGCACCGTCGCCGAGTGGGTCGGCATCGCCGGCACCTCCACCAACTGCGCCGGCGGCCGCACCCCCTGGGGCACCTGGCTGACCTGCGAGGAGAACTCCGACCTCGCCGGTGTCAACGGCATGACGAAGGACCACGGCTACGTCTTCGAGGTCGACCCGCACGACCGCCGCGCCAACCGCGACCCGAAGCCGCTGAAGTTCTTCGGCCGCTACGACCACGAGGCCGTCGTCATCGACCCCCGGCGCGGCCACGCCTACCTCACCGAGGACGCCTCCGGCCCCAACGGCCTCTTCTTCCGCTGGGTCCCGCCCCAGGGCTTCGAGCACGGCCGGGGAAGGCTGGCCACGCTCGCCGACGACGCCGGCCGCCTCCAGGCGCCCCTGTGCTACGACGCCGGGGGCCGGTTCGTCGACGACCTCTCCCGCGCCTCGAAGGCCGGCACCGTCTACGGCGTGGACTGGACCGACGTGCCGGACCGCGACGCCCGCACCACCCCCGTACGCAGCCAGTTCGGACCCGGCCAGGTCACCCGCGGCCGCAAGCTGGAGGGCATGTGGTGGGCCGACGGCGGGGCGTACATCGTCTCCTCGTACGCCCGCGAGGAGAGCCCCGGCACCCCGCACGACGGCCAGGTCTGGTTCTACGACCCGAG
It encodes:
- a CDS encoding endonuclease/exonuclease/phosphatase family protein; protein product: MSSSIPRSAAVAAVVSAALAAGLLGGASASADDAATAAATAADTATGAAAPVRIHDIQGTTRVSPLAGKQVTGVTGIVTGVRTYGSRGFWMQDPTSDDNPATSEGVFVFTSSVPTVAVGDAVSVNGTVTEYVPGGLNSGNQSLTQISKPAVTVLSQGNPVPAPVTISAASVPDAYTPAGDPAAGGSVNGLTLRPDTYALDHYESLEGTNVRIGSSRVVGATDPYSELWVTVKPFENDNLRGGTVYGSYESQNTGRLQIQQLAPVSQKPFPKANVGDWLAGTTEGPLDFNQFGGYTLVANTLGEHVDLGLEREVTERQHKNELAVATYNVENLDPSDPQDKFDALAKAVVDNLASPDILALEEIQDDNGAKNDGTVTAGETLKKFTAAIAAAGGPAYEWRSVDPQNNKDGGEPGGNIRQVFLFNPARVSFVDRPGGDATTATAVTGAKGDAHLTVSPGRIDPANTAWDNSRKPLAGEFRFRGRTVIVVANHFGSKGGDESIVSHHQPPNRSSEAKRLLQAQAVNAFVKDVLAVDKQADVVVLGDINDFEFSGTTRALTDGGALFPAITSLPRGERYSYVYQGNSQVLDQILTSPGVHHFEYDSVHINAEFADQNSDHDPQVLRFRP
- a CDS encoding alkaline phosphatase PhoX; this encodes MSLNRRDFARQSAVAGAGLALTGAVGALATAPQALAAQDREEDRHGHGHRLGYGPLVADPDGILALPEGFAYRVITHSGVTRLESGEFTPEKHDGTATFEGPRGSTYLVNNHELKGPRTKWAHPVPLAEGLVYDPAASGGCTVVEVHRDGTVAEWVGIAGTSTNCAGGRTPWGTWLTCEENSDLAGVNGMTKDHGYVFEVDPHDRRANRDPKPLKFFGRYDHEAVVIDPRRGHAYLTEDASGPNGLFFRWVPPQGFEHGRGRLATLADDAGRLQAPLCYDAGGRFVDDLSRASKAGTVYGVDWTDVPDRDARTTPVRSQFGPGQVTRGRKLEGMWWADGGAYIVSSYAREESPGTPHDGQVWFYDPRRRTLTLKVLLGVNAAPDQDGAYDGPDNITVSPYGGLVIAEDGEGVQHLFGATETGRTYPIARNDLNDSEFAGVVFSPDGDTLYACIQNPGILLAITGPWRRQPRR
- a CDS encoding SDR family oxidoreductase, which produces MNLPARGRRVLVSGASRGLGRAVARAFAANGDRVAVHYGSRAEEARATLASLDGTGHALVSGDLADPAEAARVADAAAEALGGIDVLVNNAAVNLPHPPATTPYEEWVAVWQRHVNVNLLGTAWLSQLAARRMIDAGQGGRIVNIGSRGAFRGEPDHPAYGATKAAVHALGQSLAVALAPHGIGVASVAPGFFTTERVAPRLTGPEAESIRAQSPFGRVATPEEIAAAVLWLASPDAEWASGTVLDMNGASYLRT
- a CDS encoding antibiotic biosynthesis monooxygenase, with the translated sequence MHTIENPHARPDLRRPGVGLVMASRWRVGTPERQQQTVRAIRAAWLSRDWPDGGLLSYSVLVGSDGDTLLHYSQWTGEEAYQDFFRTHRDDRNAEIDAAVPGIERVGLRRLAPPFRTTVYEAEGRGAVVPGCVAAVLVEVGPEGPEALADALEAGGGGAGDGRIASYAHLTVDGTHLFHYSEWESETAHVCRQAETGPCPGVADDRTRRHAPALSLSAGA